Proteins encoded in a region of the Terriglobia bacterium genome:
- the rplN gene encoding 50S ribosomal protein L14 has protein sequence MIQMRTILEVADNSGAKKISCIHLRGGSEGKTAEIGDIITANVKEAAPDGNVKKGQVVKAVVVRTVNVYRRKDGSYIRFDQNAAVLINDAKEPIGTRVFGPVARELRDRKFMKIVSLAPEVL, from the coding sequence ATGATCCAGATGAGGACGATCCTCGAGGTCGCCGACAACTCGGGCGCGAAGAAGATCTCCTGTATCCACCTTCGGGGGGGATCGGAGGGGAAGACGGCCGAGATCGGCGACATCATCACCGCGAACGTCAAGGAGGCCGCCCCGGACGGGAACGTGAAGAAGGGGCAGGTGGTCAAGGCCGTGGTGGTTCGAACCGTCAACGTGTACCGTCGAAAGGACGGCTCGTACATCCGCTTCGACCAGAACGCGGCGGTTCTGATCAACGACGCGAAGGAGCCGATCGGCACCCGCGTGTTCGGACCCGTGGCCCGGGAGCTCCGGGACCGGAAGTTCATGAAGATCGTCTCGCTCGCCCCCGAGGTCCTCTGA
- the rpsQ gene encoding 30S ribosomal protein S17 — translation MAEKTRGRPAAKIGVVVSDGMDKSVVVRVDRIVRHSRYSRYVRRSAKFMAHDEKDQCKVGDTVEILETRPLSARKHYRVHRILKRSVSAAEVGTREAE, via the coding sequence ATGGCGGAGAAGACACGAGGCAGGCCGGCCGCCAAGATCGGGGTGGTGGTCTCCGACGGCATGGACAAGTCGGTGGTGGTCCGGGTCGACCGGATCGTGCGCCACTCGCGGTACTCGCGCTACGTCCGCCGGTCGGCGAAGTTCATGGCTCACGACGAGAAGGACCAGTGCAAGGTCGGCGACACGGTGGAGATTCTGGAGACCCGGCCGCTGTCCGCGCGGAAGCATTACAGGGTCCACCGGATCCTGAAGCGTTCCGTGTCGGCTGCCGAGGTCGGGACCCGAGAGGCCGAATAG
- the rpmC gene encoding 50S ribosomal protein L29 encodes MALEASKLRNMSPEELEKEEREIREAIWKLQLQRSTGQVQDPNKLRGLRKDLARVLTVRRAQELAAADGQGR; translated from the coding sequence ATGGCGCTCGAGGCGTCGAAGCTCAGGAACATGAGCCCGGAGGAGCTGGAGAAGGAGGAGCGGGAGATCCGCGAGGCGATCTGGAAGCTCCAACTCCAGCGGTCCACCGGTCAGGTCCAGGACCCCAACAAGCTGCGGGGGCTCAGGAAGGATCTCGCGAGGGTGCTGACGGTCCGGCGGGCGCAGGAGCTGGCCGCTGCCGACGGGCAGGGGCGCTGA
- the rplP gene encoding 50S ribosomal protein L16, whose product MLMPSKVKFRKQQRGRRSGKAYSGSTVSFGDFGLKALEAGWITARQIEASRIAMTRFVKRSGKVWIRVFPDKPITKKPAETRMGKGKGAPEAWVAVVKPGRVLFEMEGLEEKVAREAMQLAGHKLPIRTRFVVRQL is encoded by the coding sequence ATGTTGATGCCCAGCAAGGTGAAGTTCAGGAAGCAGCAGCGGGGTCGCCGGAGCGGAAAGGCCTATTCGGGCTCCACGGTGAGCTTCGGGGACTTCGGGCTCAAGGCGCTCGAGGCGGGCTGGATCACGGCGCGCCAGATCGAGGCGAGCCGCATCGCGATGACCCGTTTCGTGAAGCGCAGCGGCAAGGTGTGGATCCGCGTGTTTCCCGACAAGCCGATCACCAAGAAGCCTGCCGAGACTCGCATGGGAAAGGGGAAGGGCGCGCCCGAGGCGTGGGTCGCGGTCGTGAAGCCGGGCCGGGTGTTGTTCGAGATGGAAGGGCTCGAGGAGAAGGTGGCTCGCGAGGCGATGCAGCTCGCCGGCCACAAGCTGCCGATCAGGACGAGATTCGTCGTGCGGCAGCTCTGA
- the rpsC gene encoding 30S ribosomal protein S3 has product MGQKVHPYGFRIGFNKTWRSRWYAEKKYAELLHEDLVLRADLKKRLGHAGVSAIEIERAANKLKVNILTSRPGIIIGRKGAEVDRLKEEIRKRTQRDVFINILEIDKPEIDAQLVGEAIAMQLEKRVAFRRAMRKAVESAIRFGAKGIKVRVGGRLAGAEIARAEWYLEGRLPLHTLRAEVDFGFAEARTTYGAIGIKVWIYRGESREIRVPEDARR; this is encoded by the coding sequence GTGGGTCAGAAGGTCCACCCGTACGGTTTCCGGATCGGATTCAACAAGACCTGGCGCTCCCGCTGGTACGCGGAGAAGAAGTACGCGGAGCTGCTCCACGAGGACCTCGTCCTCAGGGCGGACCTGAAGAAGCGGCTGGGTCACGCGGGCGTGTCCGCCATCGAGATCGAGCGGGCCGCCAACAAGCTGAAGGTGAACATCCTCACCTCGCGCCCGGGGATCATCATCGGCCGCAAGGGGGCCGAGGTCGATCGGCTCAAGGAGGAGATCCGCAAGCGGACGCAGAGGGACGTGTTCATCAACATCCTGGAGATCGACAAGCCGGAGATCGACGCGCAGCTCGTGGGAGAGGCGATCGCCATGCAGCTGGAGAAGCGCGTCGCGTTCCGGCGGGCCATGCGGAAGGCGGTGGAGTCCGCAATCCGGTTCGGCGCGAAGGGGATCAAGGTGAGGGTCGGCGGCCGGCTCGCGGGGGCCGAGATCGCACGGGCCGAGTGGTACCTCGAGGGGCGGCTCCCGCTCCACACGCTGCGCGCGGAGGTGGACTTCGGGTTCGCGGAGGCGAGGACGACCTACGGCGCGATCGGGATCAAAGTCTGGATCTACCGGGGCGAGTCCCGCGAGATCCGCGTTCCCGAAGACGCCCGACGGTAG
- the rplV gene encoding 50S ribosomal protein L22: protein MIASAKLKYLGVSAQKTRLVVDQVRGKNVGDALAVLHYSPKLVARDLEKVVRSALANAQQKDPKVDVDRLVIAKAVVDEGPPAKRMRARSMGRIYRILKKTCHVTIDLASAEEPGRGPQAAGRR from the coding sequence GTGATCGCAAGTGCAAAGCTGAAGTATCTGGGCGTCTCGGCGCAGAAGACCCGGCTCGTGGTGGACCAGGTGCGCGGGAAGAACGTCGGAGACGCGCTGGCGGTCCTCCACTACTCCCCGAAGCTGGTCGCGAGGGACCTCGAGAAGGTCGTCCGGTCCGCGCTGGCCAACGCGCAGCAGAAGGACCCCAAGGTCGACGTGGACCGCCTGGTGATCGCGAAGGCGGTGGTCGACGAGGGGCCGCCGGCGAAGAGGATGCGCGCGAGGAGCATGGGGCGGATCTACCGGATCCTGAAGAAGACGTGTCACGTGACGATCGACCTGGCCTCCGCCGAGGAGCCGGGTCGCGGACCGCAGGCCGCGGGGCGGAGGTAG
- the rpsS gene encoding 30S ribosomal protein S19 → MARSIAKGPFVDVPLKRKVDELNKRNERKAIKTWSRRSTVIPDMVGHTMMVHNGKKFIPVYVTENMVGHKLGEFAPTRTFKGHGTKGDKTATVAAAK, encoded by the coding sequence ATGGCACGATCGATTGCGAAGGGCCCGTTCGTGGACGTCCCCTTGAAGCGGAAGGTGGACGAGCTGAACAAGCGCAACGAGAGGAAGGCCATCAAGACGTGGTCCCGGCGCTCCACCGTGATCCCCGACATGGTGGGCCACACGATGATGGTCCACAACGGGAAGAAGTTCATCCCGGTGTACGTCACGGAGAACATGGTCGGCCACAAGCTGGGGGAGTTCGCGCCGACCCGGACGTTCAAGGGGCACGGGACCAAGGGCGACAAGACCGCAACGGTCGCGGCCGCGAAGTGA
- the rplB gene encoding 50S ribosomal protein L2: MAIKNYKPTSAGRRFATIVVRETTTNDPHKPLLDKKPRTGGRDNRGLIAVRHRGGGHKRRYRIVDFRRDKIGIPARVETIEYDPNRSANIALLCYADGERRYILAPEGLTAGASIVASPEADIVPGNALPLSAIPLGTTIHNVELRPSRGGQLVRAAGAGAQLMAREGAHALVRLPSGETRKIRVECYATVGQVGNLERENESVGKAGRNRWRGWRPTVRGVAMNPVDHPHGGGEGKTSGGRPSVTPWGVPTKGKKTRNNPRTDAFIVRRRK; this comes from the coding sequence ATGGCGATCAAGAACTACAAGCCCACGAGCGCCGGGAGGCGCTTCGCCACGATCGTGGTCCGCGAGACGACGACCAACGATCCGCACAAGCCCCTCCTCGACAAGAAGCCCCGCACGGGGGGCCGGGACAATCGCGGGCTGATCGCGGTGCGGCACCGGGGAGGCGGGCACAAGCGGCGCTACCGCATCGTCGACTTCCGCCGCGACAAGATCGGGATCCCGGCGCGCGTCGAGACGATCGAGTACGATCCGAACCGGTCCGCGAACATCGCGCTCCTGTGCTACGCCGACGGCGAGCGGCGGTACATCCTCGCTCCCGAGGGTCTGACGGCGGGCGCCAGCATCGTCGCTTCCCCCGAGGCGGACATCGTCCCAGGCAACGCGCTGCCGCTGAGCGCGATCCCGCTGGGCACGACGATCCACAACGTGGAGCTGCGCCCGAGCCGGGGAGGTCAGCTGGTGCGCGCCGCCGGAGCGGGGGCCCAGCTCATGGCCCGCGAGGGGGCGCACGCCCTGGTCCGGCTACCGTCCGGCGAGACCCGCAAGATCCGGGTCGAGTGCTACGCGACGGTCGGACAGGTGGGGAACCTCGAGCGCGAGAACGAGAGCGTCGGCAAGGCCGGACGGAACCGTTGGCGCGGATGGCGGCCGACGGTCCGCGGAGTCGCGATGAACCCGGTGGACCACCCCCACGGCGGCGGCGAGGGGAAGACGTCGGGAGGCCGGCCGTCGGTGACCCCGTGGGGGGTGCCCACGAAGGGGAAGAAGACCCGGAACAACCCGCGCACGGACGCCTTCATCGTCCGGCGCCGCAAGTAG
- the rplW gene encoding 50S ribosomal protein L23 has translation MKTAHQKIKQPLITEKSTLLRDANGVYCFKADVRANKIEIARAVESLFGVRVVEVRTARVKGKVRRMGRLTSRGPDWKKAWVRLAPGEKDIEFFEAT, from the coding sequence ATGAAGACGGCGCATCAGAAGATCAAGCAGCCCCTGATCACGGAGAAGTCCACGCTGCTCCGGGACGCCAACGGGGTCTACTGCTTCAAGGCGGACGTCCGGGCGAACAAGATCGAGATCGCCCGGGCCGTCGAGTCGCTCTTCGGCGTGAGGGTCGTCGAGGTGCGAACGGCGAGGGTGAAGGGGAAGGTCCGGCGGATGGGGCGGCTCACGAGCCGGGGGCCGGACTGGAAGAAGGCCTGGGTCCGGCTCGCGCCGGGCGAGAAGGACATCGAGTTCTTCGAGGCCACGTAG